In one Arthrobacter jinronghuae genomic region, the following are encoded:
- the rplK gene encoding 50S ribosomal protein L11, translating into MAPKKKVTGLIKLQINAGAANPAPPIGPALGQHGVNIMEFCKQYNAATESQRGNVIPVEITVYEDRSFTFITKTPPAAQLIKKAAGVAKGSATPHTSKVANLTQAQVEEIATMKMEDLNANDVQAAAKIIAGTARSMGITVQG; encoded by the coding sequence CAAGCTGCAGATCAACGCAGGTGCCGCCAACCCGGCTCCTCCGATTGGTCCGGCACTTGGCCAGCACGGTGTCAACATCATGGAATTCTGCAAGCAGTACAACGCTGCAACGGAATCCCAGCGCGGCAACGTTATCCCGGTGGAAATCACCGTCTACGAAGACCGTTCCTTCACCTTCATCACGAAGACTCCTCCGGCTGCACAGCTGATCAAGAAGGCCGCCGGTGTTGCCAAGGGTTCCGCGACCCCGCACACCTCCAAGGTTGCCAACCTGACCCAGGCTCAGGTCGAAGAGATTGCCACCATGAAGATGGAAGACCTCAACGCCAACGATGTTCAGGCAGCTGCCAAGATCATCGCCGGCACCGCCCGTTCGATGGGCATCACGGTACAGGGCTAA